The Panulirus ornatus isolate Po-2019 chromosome 32, ASM3632096v1, whole genome shotgun sequence genome includes a window with the following:
- the LOC139759139 gene encoding uncharacterized protein, with protein sequence MKTIGLLLLAIALVWAEDDRPNCSCGMYIQKDDIIRRVYRLDPFQVDNCDAWDVCKTSCANEFSNSTGGGDLNYELSNGYSVGQEICIALVQHHGEHNVHNAIVYGYANLCNGPWVYDGVSTINSLCCQDGFFTPC encoded by the exons ATGAAGACCATTGGCCTCCTGCTTCTTGCCATCGCCCTCGTCTG GGCTGAGGACGACCGGCCCAACTGCTCCTGCGGGATGTACATCCAGAAGGATGACATCATTAGGAGGGTCTACCGCCTCGATCCCTTCCAGGTGGACAACTGCGACGCCTGGGACGTCTGCAAGACCAGCTGTGCGAACGAG TTCAGCaacagtacaggaggaggagacctgaaCTACGAACTGAGCAACGGGTATTCTGTTGGCCAGGAGATCTGCATAGCCCTGGTGCAGCATCATGGTGAACACAACGTGCACAATGCTATC GTTTACGGGTACGCCAACCTCTGCAATGGTCCCTGGGTGTATGATGGCGTCTCGACCATCAACTCTCTCTGCTGCCAAGATGGTTTCTTCACACCCTGCTAG